A part of Setaria viridis chromosome 8, Setaria_viridis_v4.0, whole genome shotgun sequence genomic DNA contains:
- the LOC117834677 gene encoding uncharacterized protein, with protein MGIYTLSYPLVGYTIGRMQSSNWYLYDYTVWAVFLLLLLSSTDSLTACRLDDIDSWKSIYVKQLFKGFLLVFIILKIVLDIHGKKMKADKLWYPLSAILFVIVIKSYLMIASMRMVSKSYLGKNVKVIAEYMHYIDNKLVAFDPVTMEGYRYMVAGEKHCVNRSGHTPWYKKPDDLKVTTVEQIWQCKGNLLIGDQGKVLKDLCLSMALSKMLNRRFAGFKLSEAELEKTHDFVFKGLLAGDELRAFRVIEEELVFVHDMYFTRYSYLYQKGRYRALCLPVIMIALCSWLTVTSLHERRKNPFQKSSVFVRGELGYPTIVTTVVLALLEAYQLYLYMASGWFKVALIRSYVTTPFLQTSCCSEMIIRLLLMLKPFRPWKGRLGQYCFLEHLGSKSKVMNCLHYGTLCFVDKAMKGSKNSVKLSEDVKKAIIDSLLASNGHLTNGVTSLQRNSVHDDLKWPCDVTATDGAVAHTIVVWHIATTLCEQKLDKQTKEEDAVKTASTLSKYCMHLLAFAPNLLPDHSSISESILDQSINEASKLLKEGKNKKIKGKDKKIKGKNKKIEGRCEILMETTNTDGCVDDETRLVAQGVHLARQLIDNIQDSTTRWKVLSDFWAEMMLYVSPSDDAREHLEVLAKGGEFITHLWALLTHAGVLKRGPTEPMDAV; from the coding sequence ATGGGAATCTACACGCTCTCCTACCCGCTGGTGGGCTACACCATTGGGCGGATGCAGAGTTCCAATTGGTACCTCTATGACTACACCGTGTGGGCTGTGTTCCTGCTTCTGCTCCTCAGCAGCACGGACAGCCTCACGGCTTGCCGTCTCGATGACATCGACAGCTGGAAGAGCATCTACGTCAAACAACTCTTTAAGGGATTCTTGCTGGTGTTTATCATTCTAAAGATTGTCCTTGACATACACGGGAAGAAGATGAAAGCGGACAAACTGTGGTACCCACTCTCAGCCATCCTATTTGTTATTGTCATCAAGTCATATCTGATGATAGCTTCCATGAGGATGGTGAGCAAGTCCTACCTCGGCAAGAATGTGAAGGTGATAGCGGAATATATGCACTATATAGACAACAAGCTGGTGGCCTTCGATCCTGTGACCATGGAAGGCTACCGGTACATGGTCGCTGGTGAGAAACACTGTGTCAACCGGTCTGGACACACACCATGGTACAAGAAGCCGGATGACTTGAAGGTTACCACCGTGGAGCAGATCTGGCAGTGCAAGGGGAATCTGCTCATTGGTGATCAGGGCAAGGTGCTCAAGGACTTGTGCCTCTCTATGGCTCTCTCCAAGATGCTCAACCGAAGGTTTGCTGGCTTCAAGCTGTCTGAGGCAGAGCTTGAGAAAACCCATGACTTCGTATTCAAAGGCCTCCTCGCCGGGGACGAGCTGCGGGCCTTCAGGGTCATTGAGGAAGAACTTGTTTTTGTCCATGACATGTATTTCACAAGGTACTCTTACCTCTACCAAAAGGGTCGATACCGGGCTCTCTGTCTGCCTGTCATCATGATCGCCCTATGCTCGTGGCTCACAGTGACCAGTCTGCACGAAAGGCGCAAAAACCCCTTTCAAAAATCCTCCGTATTCGTACGTGGCGAACTGGGTTACCCCACCATAGTCACAACTGTTGTCCTGGCACTCCTGGAGGCATACCAGCTGTACCTGTACATGGCCTCAGGTTGGTTCAAGGTGGCTCTGATACGGAGCTACGTCACCACACCATTTTTGCAAACAAGCTGTTGTTCTGAGATGATCATACGTCTTCTCTTGATGTTGAAGCCGTTTCGCCCATGGAAGGGCAGACTTGGGCAGTACTGTTTCCTCGAGCATCTTGGCAGCAAAAGTAAGGTTATGAATTGTCTCCATTATGGTACACTGTGCTTTGTGGACAAGGCCATGAAGGGAAGCAAGAATTCAGTGAAGCTGTCCGAAGATGTGAAGAAAGCCATCATTGATTCCCTACTAGCAAGCAACGGACACCTGACAAATGGGGTAACATCGCTGCAAAGAAATAGCGTCCATGATGACCTCAAATGGCCATGCGATGTCACGGCTACTGACGGAGCGGTGGCTCACACCATTGTGGTCTGGCACATTGCTACAACCCTGTGCGAGCAGAAGCTGGATAAACAAACCAAAGAAGAAGACGCTGTCAAAACAGCCTCCACTTTATCCAAGTACTGCATGCATCTCCTTGCTTTTGCACCTAACCTCTTGCCCGACCACAGCTCCATATCGGAATCCATACTTGATCAGTCAATCAATGAAGCAAGCAAGTTACTCAAAGagggcaagaacaagaagatcaAGGGCAAGGACAAGAAGAtcaagggcaagaacaagaagatcgAGGGCAGGTGTGAGATACTAATGGAAACTACTAATACCGATGGTTGTGTTGATGATGAAACAAGGCTTGTTGCGCAGGGCGTTCACCTTGCAAGGCAACTGATTGATAACATACAAGACTCCACAACAAGGTGGAAGGTGCTATCTGATTTCTGGGCGGAGATGATGCTGTATGTCTCGCCATCCGATGATGCTCGGGAGCACCTGGAAGTTCTTGCAAAAGGAGGGGAGTTCATCACGCACCTTTGGGCGCTGCTCACGCATGCCGGTGTGCTGAAGAGAGGCCCTACAGAGCCAATGGATGCTGTCTGA
- the LOC140220331 gene encoding uncharacterized protein codes for MEPFLAAQMQLLQNLTTAVQNLQAQQNQQPPQAPQAPRDKHREFMSHHPPTYSHSVDPLDADDWLKVINKKLDITQCNDREKVLYAAGRLEGAAADWWDAYTTAHANANAITWEEFRNSFRTHHIPAGVMKLKQKEFLALKQGNMTVSEYQDKFTQLSRYAPNEVDTDEKRQERFLDGLIGPLNYQLQSHTFPNFQTLLDKAIGLESKRKELGEQKRKFQSQGQSSSNTRPRFNSPQGSQFRSGGQGGSYQQNQQFQRTAQPPQRFNQQAQRNSNSQHNRANNATGTPARTNQVTPVRPNGCFKCGEVGHYANACPKNNTQIPQKTNGQKSQQQSQARNGNPNSQGNKGQQNFMRGRVNHVTAETAQEAPDVVFGCDGIILCAKRSVLLTSPQGDRIEFTATAPSEEKCLVNQIKGKSLEDIKVACEYPDIFPEDVPGYHQLKIRAEDIPKTAFTSRYGLYEYTMMSFGLTNAPAYFMYLMNKVFMEYLDKFVVVFIDDILEVSFLGHVITDGGITVDPSKVQDVLNWNPPKNVSEIRSFLGLAGYYRRFIEGFSKIVKPLTSLLEKGKEFKWDDKCQASFEELKEKLTTAPEKPQISLKMIKGLFGSGKGSVYRRPTIFVSVY; via the exons ATGGAACCATTTTTGGCTGCCCAGATGCAACTGCTCCAGAACCTCACTACAGCTGTTCAGAATCTACAAGCTCAACAGAATCAGCAACCACCCCAAGCACCTCAGGCACCAAGGGACAAGCACAGGGAATTCATGAGCCACCACCCCCCTACCTACTCACACTCGGTGGATCCGTTGGACGCCGATGACTGGCTGAAGGTCATTAACAAGAAGCTGGATATTACTCAGTGCAATGACCGTGAGAAAGTCTTGTACGCTGCGGGACGTTTGGAAGGAGCCGCAGCTGActggtgggatgcttacactACTGCCCACGCCAATGCCAATGCAATTACTTGGGAAGAATTCAGAAACAGTTTTCGCACACACCATATACCAGCTGGTGTGATGAAGCTCAAGCAGAAGGAATTTCTAGCTTTAAAGCAAGGCAATATGACAGTTAGCGAGTATCAAGACAAGTTCACACAGCTGTCTCGTTACGCGCCCAATGAGgtggacacagacgagaagaggCAAGAACGTTTCCTGGATGGTCTGATAGGGCCACTCAATTATCAGCTGCAGAGTCACACATTTCCTAACTTCCAAACTTTGTTGGACAAAGCCATTGGTTTGGAAAGTAAACGTAAAGAGCTCGGGGAACAAAAGAGGAAATTTCAGTCTCAAGGCCAATCTAGTAGCAACACCCGTCCCCGATTCAACTCACCGCAGGGATCCCAGTTCCGCTCAGGAGGACAGGGTGGGAGTTATCAACAGAATCAGCAGTTTCAACGCACAGCTCAACCGCCGCAACGTTTCAATCAACAAGCCCAGCGCAACTCAAATTCTCAGCACAACCGGGCCAACAATGCCACAGGAACACCAGCGCGCACTAATCAAGTAACTCCAGTTCGACCCAATGggtgcttcaagtgtggtgagGTGGGACATTACGCCAACGCCTGTCCCAAGAACAACACGCAGATCCCTCAGAAGACTAATGGTCAGAAGTCACAGCAGCAGTCGCAAGCACGCAATGGAAATCCAAACTCTCAGGGCAACAAGGGCCAACAAAATTTCATGCGTGGTAGGGTGAACCACGTGACAGCTGAGACGGCCCAGGAAGCTCCAGATGTTGTTTTCG GATGTGATGGAATTATTCTGTGTGCTAAGAGGTCAGTGCTGTTAACTAGCCCTCAAGGAGATAGAATTGAGTTTACAGCTACCGCCCCATCAGAAGAGAAGTGTTTAGTGAATCAGATAAAAGGAAAgtccttggaagatatcaaggtTGCATGTGAATACCCCGACATCTTTCCTGAAGATgtaccag GTTATCACCAGTTGAAGATCCGAGCAGAGGACATTCCTAAGACAGCGTTTACATCCAGATACGGCCTATATGAGTATACCATGATGTCATTTGGATTGACGAATGCGCCAGCATACTTCATGTACttgatgaacaaggtgtttatggagtacctagacaagtttgtggtaGTGTTCATCGATGATATCTTG GAAGTTTCCTTCCTTGGACATGTTATCACTGACGGAGGAATcacagtagacccaagcaaagttcaagatGTGCTGAATTGGAATCCGCCCAAGAATGTGTCCGAaatcagaagttttcttggattagCAGGTTATTACCGCAGATTTATTGAAGGTTTCTCAAAGATTGTCAAACCTCTCACGTCATTGttagaaaagggaaaagagttTAAATGGGATGACAAGTGCCAAGCAAGTTTTGAAGAACTGAAGGAGAAATTGACTACAGCTCCT GAAAAGCCCCAGATTTCACTGAAGATGATCAAGGGACTATTTGGTTCAGGAAAAGGATCTGTGTACCGGAGGCCGACCATCTTCGTGAGCGTATATTGA